TGatcaatcttttatttttattacttactGGATTCCTTAAAATTAGCCTTTTTGTCAGTATTGCTTTTGTCATTGGATATTACAGAGTTCTCATCTTCAATTGAACATACTCTATATTCATCTTTTTTAACAGCATTACACTGTTCTACACCACTATTGGTTTGCTCCCttagcattatgatttaacataataattaattctagaAGAGATGGCTCAGATatatagcaaataattttatttgttactaACCTTGTTAATTCTTCCATAATTTGGTCACAAAGAACATCTTCTATAAGTTGATCAGAATTTGTATATGGTGTCCCTATTTCCTCCATTCGTTTTTTTAATGCCCTCTTTATTCTGCCCACATGCAATCCAATTTCTAAAGCTTCCTGGGAGAAGATAATGTCCatgattatattaaatgtattttagaaataatcaaataaatatatgaactaTTACCATTGCTGGTGGACTCTCTAGTAACTTTTTTAATGTTGCTTCAGTAATTTCTAATGAAGGTACAGTAGTAGATGGTGTCTCAGCTATATCTGTGCTTTCATCTTCTGTTACACCTTCAAAAATCTATACGGATATAAAGTAACTTCAAACTTTTACAAAacatatgatataaatatagttgtataatatttactgATTGATCCAAAGGTGGTCTGTTGTTAATGCACTGTTTGATAAATTCTTGCCCTCTTACAAGATTCACAAATTCGCATTTAGGAAACCATCTTGCATGTTCAGTCCATGCATCATCTGTTGCTTCCCAATTTCGTAAACCACCATCACAGTGAAAACATCTAACATGGTCACCAAAccctattataatattttcatactattagtttagtattatttagtattataatatctttgttctatataatttataccatCATAATAAAATCCAGCACTAGCTAATATTTCAGGAGTTTGCTTAATATTTTCTGGCCAGCCATTAAAGGTTCGTAATCTTCCTTCGTATGTTGCACAATCTGGTTTTTTAGGAGTTGTGTGTATTTGTATTCCTAAGTCTGAGAGATTTGATGTTGCACCAGgcattaattttacattagttaaatataaattatctaatgaaagaaaaattgaaataaaataatttctgtacagaaaaagaaaaagctttTTTAGCGTACAAATACCATCTTTATCTTGATGAACATAGAAGTTACAATTAGGGAAATATTCTCTATGTTTTCTCTCTGGATCATCACCAAGTTTCCACTTTCTTAGAATACCTCCACAATATGTACATTGTACCTATAAAAGGTAtgattatatacattatataaatatgtattatgtaaaatttatattttttaaatgtattattacttCATCATCATGttgaagataataaaatcCAGCTTTAGCAAGTTTTTCAGGCGATACAATAGAAGAAATTGGCCAATTAGTAAAGGATTGTAATCTTTGTGACATAACCCTACATTCTTTTTGAGGTTCTTTATTCTGATAAAGGTTTATAGATTGACATTCAACTATGTTATTGCCCTGTGATGTTTCTGTTGATGATGATGCTAATCCAAGATTATTAATAGGTATTGGTATCAGAGGGACATTACAAGTACTAGAAGGATTTTGAACAAAAGGACAATTAGGTTCGGCTAATCGATGGCGCACTATAGCTTGATCACCATAATTCCAATCAGAAATTTTTACTCCACATAGAAAACATTGTACTTCTAAGGCATGTCCAGTGTAGTAAAATCCGGCTTTTGCTATTCGAGCAGCATCAACTGTGGCATTTACTGGCCAATCCGTAAAAGTTCTTAGTCTACTTTCTTCAACATtcattttagaatttcatttacctTTATTTGAATGTTACAAACAGAAAAAATTAACCAATTTTAACAGAGTCGTATGTTCGATTTACAACGTAGAATAAATGACTATCGTATGTATTTTACGTTGGAAGCCTCATTATTATActgatattgtatttatactgAGACATACtgatttgatataataatcATCTACATATCACGTCATAATATGTAGACTAATAACGAAGCagggaaatataattaaaaggtTACATTTCTACGCGTGCGCGATATTTCAGGACCGTCTTTATTAGGGTGCCTGTATTTTGTTTagacttttattaatatacactcataatgcaaattataaaatttatcaatttatacaaataaaagtttatatttacaataaataaaaatttaaataagttatatatatgtaactattttggttataattattataatacaaaaaatccaCGGACTTATAAACAAGTCTCGATACTCGTTAGAGAAAACCGTCCGAAAATTAAAtcgtgaaaaatgaatatggAAGACAACATAGTTCTCGTTCTGCGACACGCAGCATAAGTAGAGTGTTTCTTTCTATCTCTGTCTGAAATATTCATAGCAGGTAACGCGTCACGATGCGCAGGACATAAATCTCCTGAACGTGAACGCTTGTGTGAACAGTAACAATTGTTTCCTATCtctatttcttaaaataatctgataatataaattattcgttcccttattatttttataattaatttgttattatttacgCAAGCATTGCCAGCTGCCTCGCGCAGGCCGGATTGAAAAAGTTAACCCAAATTCAAACCCAATATGTACATTGATATTCTgctttaattgaattataacaAACATTTCTTACAGCCTTGCATATGCAGTTGTGCATGGGGCTTTAAGTACGTCCACCTTcattcatatattattattattttatttagtccgtgcctctcggctttggacgaactttcagctttctttacagctctttattgcactaatcgcATTCTTACCTCTAATCTAACACTAATGCTTATGATCTATTTCAACTTATGCCTACGaattattgcaacttaagcctacacactattgccacttANNNNNNNNNNNNNNNNNNNNNNNTCTCaggtccattagtccttccccagtcccattcaatattttttccatttcctttgctcctcctgttatttcacattcttctagtacatgtctcaggtcctcttcttcccatccacataatctgcaccttctttcttcctcctctttccaatgttctttcgctttggtctcgtttccacacctgaatctggctatgattattctgtccttccacttcatcctcccttccaagtactttggcatctcatctttggttatgttcctgtagtacCTGTTGTacttggattcccttatctttttcctcctctcttctgtttctctcttccttctttcttctacaatttggtctCCAGTCCAACTTACTTGCTCCCCTCCTGCTTCCCTTTGTGTCTCTCCGTttctcacctcttctagttccttctttctctttcttgctcttttcccttcctgtcTATTTCCCCagttcctctctctctcctttatacactcttttaccagctccttttccgattctagagttctttcctcgtaccttactgctctttttaacgcttttaccttgatttcctctatcttgcattcttctgtcagtatgtagtttggtgttgtcctgtctaaacctaagatccattTTACGTACCCTCTTTTTACCCTATCCAGCGattcttccatgttccaaTCCCATACCTCTGCtctttattcatatattattatatatacacaaaataGGTAACCAATACTAACGCGTATGCTGTTACGGACGTACAATTCCAGACACAATTCACTGTAGTGATATCTACATagttttttttacaaatatttcgttaacAATGACTGACTAATAGTTACATGTTCAGGAAAAGTTTCTGAAAATGTTGATTTCTACAACATATCGAGAAATCGTCGAAATCGGTGAGGAAGTAAATTTTCTAcagttatatcataatttttgatatatatatttttaaataagaattattacactatttgattataatacatatgttttattattctttactttattatcTATATCTTAATATGCttaaattatgtacatataatttacaaaaatttattttataaaaaattcgttttttttagtttagtagatcgtacgtaattcgataaaacgttGTGCGTTTATTATtccctcataaaacgaaagaaacttttcggacaatccaatagttttaaaataaaactaaatgaTGTCGTTATAGTTAGTGCAACTAGAACCTTTATAGGATCATTTCTTGAAAGATTATTAAGTTTAGCTGCACCAAAACTTAGGGCCATAAAATGGGTAGCTTTTGCTCGTGTTTAtccattaataaatttacacaaAATAGCTCGTCGAGAAGAAATCAATCATACGATATTGCaatgaatataataagaaGGGTTTCAACCTTATAAAATTCACTCAAGAACTTCAAATAATTATGCCACTCGACGAAATTTTTCCCGTTGGATGCTATATAAGTCGTAACGTGATCTACGCTTTTGAAACATATgttatttacaaatgaaaaCTGTTTCTCACGTAATATCATTCTCAATGAACAAAATGCCAGAATCTATATTCACAGAAATCTACATGCAATAGTTGAAACGGtaggaaatgaaaatgtttataGTTCCAATGAACAAATTACCTCCGctgaacaattaaaaaatccgATTCAATGTGGTTTTATCATACAAAGTCAATACGTAATCTCGAGGAGAAACTTGGTCGAAATGTAGAAATACGAGTTGGGGGCggtttaaatagaaaaaaagaagaaaggaagaaagaaagaaaggaaggaagaacaAATATAGGATATATAATCGTGGATATGGGTTATTTATGCGCAACGATAGATGCTATTTTACCTGCATCTAATCGCAGAATGTAAgcacattataaataaagtaagttcaaaaattaatggaactttaacattttcttccaAGAGAACGGTTGAGTTGCGATCCATGGTTCCTTAACCCTTTGCGGACGAGGCCAAGCTGTTGCCGCGATAGTCATTTAAAATTGCCAGCGCATATTTCTGCTTAGACGCGATTTTCGTTCATAGCACTCCAAGATGTCAAATTCTAGCCATATGTACACGCACAGAATTTCCACTGGATAAGTAAAATGACACACATATCAGTCTTTtatatatacgcatatatGAGTCTTTCAGCTCTATCAGCTGTTTTCGCCAAACGTACGTATGAGTTACTCGACCAAATTGATGGTTTACGCAGAACGCATATATGCGGTGGTAGTCCGCAAAGGATTAAAGTTTTTTATCCTCGTGATGAGTAGAATATaaggtaataaaaatatgtctgaccttaaaattcaaagtcaTAGCCATTTTTGTACGAacttctttttacaaattttcactgATACAAAGATGTAGAATCATGCTATGGTGGTTTTTACACTTACTTTTTATACACTCTATACATTCAATTGAATACTATGTGATGAAGGCTCGTACAGTCATTGTAACAGGTTCTCTGCATACTGCACAAATCATCATGCCAGGAGCACATTTTACACAAGCAACTATATGTCCACATGGTAAAAATACCACTCCTAATTCTCCGTTATAACAGATTTTGCACATTCTTGCATCATCAGTAGGTTTGGTATTTtgtgtttttatatttgatgGATTTTCTGCTGGCTCGGATTCTAAACTTCTTTTTATGGGTTCTGTATTGCTGGCAATACCccaaatatcattattttgaGAACTTGATCCTGGATTGCTTTttgtctcttctttcctttctactTCTACACTCGCAGATTGTACTTTCTTAATAAAACTGGGTAGATTCATCTGCATTGTTTcctgaaataaatacaatatccATAAGTATGTAATGCagttattaattacttattatGCACATGgcataaaatatgcaattaaGGATATAGATTTGTGTACTTACTTCTTTAGAAGGTGCAGATATAAGCTGgcctgttattttatttacataatcttGCCCTTGtacgattaataaataacagcATTTAGAAAACAACTTTGCGTGTTGCTCCCAAGGGTCATCTTCTGGTTCCCAATCTTTTAAACCACCTCCACAGTGGTAACACAAGGTTTGGTCACCTTTCCCAGTATAAAAAAAGCCTGCATCGGCTAATTGTTCTTTTGTTTGTGGCATAGATTTAGGCCATGTTACAAATGTGCGTAACCTAGCATCATAACTAGCATATTCTGGATGTACTGGTTCCTTAGTCCTTCCCAGACCTAAACAGCCAAGTTTAGCTGTGTTCGCTAGTTGTAAttccattgaaaaattatggtCATCGGGACCAGATGTAGGTCGATATTCTAAACCATAAGGACCACATACATCTCTACTTCTTGGTCTTGGTGGTATCACCGTACCAGGATCTACTCCAATGGGTACATTACCACAGTTCAGTTTACGAATAAATCTACACCTTGCAGACCATCTCTGATGATCGACCATGGGTATATCACCTTCTACCCATTTACATATCTCAACTCTACATTCGAAACATTTCACTCTGTCGCTTTCACCGGTATAATAAAATCCTGCAGCTGCAAGCTTTTCAGGTTCAATGTATGTTACAGGCCAATTTTCAAAACTCTGAAGTCTTGCTGCTTCAAAATGGTAATCAATATTATCTGCTTCATCATGACATATATCAGGTGTTACATAAACTAATGGTGTTAAATGTGCATTTCCTGAAGATTTTAAGTTTGTATCATTTCCCAAGTGTTTGATTATACCaatcattttatttgaattattgttaaaaatatcttcaaacctattaaaaaaattgcaattgttatataaaatattaattctaaatagatttttattaaaatattattgacttgcaattattttttctactctaagtatttttcatagcatcaatttcattttattaataaaaataagtaaagttAACTtccaattatatataataaaattgtgcaACATATGGaatatgcatatttaaatgtatattgcGTTGAATGTACGAtcgtattatacatttatggaaCATACCATCCGCATTTGGCAAGGAAGTGGAAAGGGGAAGAATTCTAAACTCGATAGTGATTGCAATGCCGTTATGATTCGTGAATGACGGAGTATCAATTTTCGCAGTACATAACATTGAAATGACGCAGCCTACAAATCGCACACAAGTCTAAAGTTCCGagaactctctctctctctctatctctatttatctatctatctatctcatTCTTTCTCAATCCTTACAGTTTACACAGGCTCATGTTCTGTTCATCATATCATCACCGACATCACCCTGTGCAACGTTGCCACTTTTATGGCccgtatttcaatttctacttCTTTTGTTGCATTATACTATTGAATGTTCATGAGAACGAACTGTATTGAAAAGGCATAGCAACTgacattttacattatttaatgcTATAAATtcatgttataaaattttactaaactTATTGATCAATTACAAACGTCTAATCACTTCATCTTATTACAGACGGtggttatttattaaattttgattacaGAAAATTAAGAACCTTTcacataaaacgttaaaagacTGATTCTTAATCCAgtaataatactttaatacTATTATGTAAGGTTAGTTTATACAGATCACTAAACCGGTTTGTTAAATTGTATACTGGAAATCTGTAATGGActttttcctcttattttcAGAACACATACTCTTTTAATGTCAATGattgaaatatgtttataGAAGGTAAATATGACATAGCTTTTTTACGTGTTTCGGTCTACAAAAACAAGTTTCAAGGTACGGAATCCATTGGTTTGAGAGTTGTAAGTATATGAAGTTAAGCATCTTGACCGTATTTGACAGGTTACTTGGACGCCATATTGACTTCTAGCCACAATTTGTCTAGTGAATGGAGTTGCTGGCTGTAAATAAATTCACGTGGATGACAGCCATTTTGCGGCGGGATTTTAAATCGTGATtcaaattattacttattaatttGATATCAGATTAGATATGggtgatattttattcgccGACCGGTTATGACCATGAAGATATACAGATAGAGTGCGTGAGTGGGCTGAAAAAGTGATATaggaatagaaagagaagGCTGCTACAGACTCCTTGTGTCTTTGTTTAATCGTGCACATTCGTACAATAAATATGCAAGTATAACACCGATCAACGAGTGGTTTCAGCGTGCATGCCTGATTAGAGAAGGGCAAAAGAGGTCTCTATGCAgcgttctctttctattccCATATTTTTACAGACTTCTGTGCATATCCCATCCATTTACATGAAAACATATCCACCCGTACTCTATCTTTATATCTCTAATTTCCTGCGAACTTTAGTTCAATGCTCATCTGTGCGAACCAGTCATAAGATGGATAAAAGCCAATATGGCGTTGAAGTAATCTTTCAAATACGCCAAATCTGCTTGATTTTCTACATGCATAACTTTTTGAATAGATCTCGCACTTTAAAACTTGTTTTTTTAGGtcagaaattacaaaattgcaagGAAAGTCGATCATTTTGCGTCCTCTAAGGTAAAGATTGCGTTTATCACGTTTGAAAACGACGTAATCAAAGGTAGGAGAGGAAAAAGTGGGAAAACACAACGGAAGTTGGTGTGCAAGGAAGATAATTTTAACCAAACGTAATTCATTACTTCTTTacaataaaagttaaaaattgtttttttcaaACCTAGAGTGATTATacaaattactatatatttgtactatttagatgttatttgatatttgaaatgtttAATCGGAAGACAcaatttctgtataatttatgtaaattctataaatttgtgtaaattattaacaatttacaaacaatttaacaatttcaaaacatcgaaaaatgttatatttatatgattgtTAAAATAAGAATGCATTACAGAAATAACATACCAATATCAAATGTCACGTCCTGACTTCGTCGGTTTGCCAAATCTTTGAGAAACactattatgaatattatcatacaaaactcaatcatttattaaaatttgttccaAACTTGGTTCAGACACTAAACGAGGCACAAATTCTACTCCTACTGTCTACCGATCCTACTCAGACATCTAACTATAGGTGTTACGGATGCCACGCAGCACCGCGCGGAAGGTCTATATTTACCATCTGACGGTAAGATGTCGCTTGTGTACATTTAGTCTAAACGACAACGCATTTCCCATTGGTCATTTAACGCAACATTTAAATGGAGCGTCGAATCTCATCTTTCCTCGATTTATAATGTAGACATAAAATGATTATCGTATGTATTTTACGTTGAAAGCTTCATTGTTATTACAGAAATACTGATTTGATGTAATAAtcacgttatactatatagacCACGATCAATCCAATAAACAAATCTCGATCATGGATATATGCAAATATCCATAGTCTTGATATTCATATATTGAAAGCATAGAAGAGACCATCCGAAAATTTGGtcgtgaaaaatcaacatgaAGGACAAAAATGGGGGAGCGGAAGTTATTCGTTCTACTGATTCCTGTTTGTCTCGCAAGaacgaaaattttgatattttctatgtTAATTGTTTAGGACTCAATTTTCGAGCAGTTTTCCTTAGCCAGTGCTCAGATCTGTTTATATGATAGTAATGTAGATAAGCTAATACAAAGTAAGGAAATATGATAAGTAAAAGGTTGTTACATTCCTGCGCATGTGCAATATTTCAGGACCGTCTTTATTAGGGTGTCCGTATTTTGTACAaacttctaaaaatatatccataatacaaattaaagaaGTCACAAATctatacaaataaaagtttatatttatagtaaactcaaagtataaataaattatatatatgcaattaatttaattataattaatgaaatataaagaaaccATGGATCTGGATTCAAATATTACTACTTTTATGTAgtgattaatttgaatataagaTTAATCACTGAGAAGTCAAGATAGTTTAATCTTGTGTACCAGtttatgtagtataataatCGCAGATTGTTAAATTCTTTGTCACAATGTTGCTATTAAAGAACATAAACAAAGTAAGtcattcataaattatttattgtaaaataaaattaatttttgatatatatatttttaaataagaattaaacaagaattattgcactatttcattataatatatatgttttattattttttaattgtgtcttataaataataattgtatcttAATATGCTTAACTTATGTACATGTAATTtacaaaagtttattttatgaaaaattcttttttattgtttagcCTTTTTTTTGTTTAGATTCCTCTCATGACCTTACGTTCATATAGTTCTAAAGTAAAACTAAATGATGTCGTTATAGTTAGTGCGGCTAGAACACCTATGGGATCATTTCTTGGAGGATTATCAAGTTTAGCTGCACCAAAACTTGGAGCCATAactataaaagtaaatatcaattttatatttattgaagtGATAATGAATTGCTATAGACATATGTacaaaacataattataaattataacaggCAGCAATTGAACGTGCTGGAATTTCCAAAGACAAAGTTACAGAAGTATATATGGGAAATGTTTGTCAAGCTTCCTTAGGTCAAGCACCAGCAAGGCAAGCTACGCTGTTTGCAGGTTATTttgtactattattttatttgttctatattataataacaatatatatattgataaatttttaaatcaggTCTCCCTAAGTCGACAATATGCACAACAGTTAACAAAGTGTGTGCAAGTGGTATGAAAAGCATTATGCTTGCTTCTCAGTCATTACAATGCGGGCATCAAGAAATTGTTCTAGCTGGTGGTATGGAATCAATGTCTAATGTACCATTTTATCTACCACGAGGGGAAATTAAGTATGGTGGTATAAAACTTGAGGTATAATAAATGCTATATTTAATGTGTAAAAAGTAAATGTTTTTGTGCCTTTTTGAAAAaagttgtaatttattaatcttcaTGTtgattatttgtaatttaataggATGGTATTGTATTTGATGGTTTAACTGATGTTTATAATAAGTTTCATATGGGGAATTGTGCAGAAAATACTgccaaaaaattaaatattacgcgTGATGAACAAGATAGGTATGCTATTAATAGTTACAAACGTAGTGCTACAgcatatgcaaataaaatctttcaaGATGAACTTGTTCCTGTTCCTGTGCCTCAAAAAAGAGGCAATCCTGATATAGTATTtaacgaagacgaagaatataaaaaagttaattttgataaatttggtAAATTGAATACAGTTTTTCAGGTAcaagattaaattaattgaggattattaataaaaatttcaaataataatttgactTCATTTATTGCAGAAGGAAAATGGTACAGTAACTGCTGGAAATGCATCTACTTTAAATGATGGAGCTGCTGCATTGATCCTAACAACTACAGTGGTTGCgcaaaaaatgaatttgaaacCTTTAGCACGAGTTATTGCATTTCAAGATGCTGCAACTGATCCCATCGATTTTCCAACTGCACCATCTTTTGGTATATCTAAGGTAAACTTCTTACGACATATATAAcagaatgtttaataaaattttggtgatgtaaattattatatcatggCGATgatatatattgaattattgtaaaaaatgtataatatatggtACATTTAGCTGTTAGAAAAAACTGGACTTAATAAGAATGATATAGCTCTTTGGGAGATTAATGAAGCTTTTAGTGTTGTTGTAATAGCAAATCAAAAATTACTTGATCTGGATCCAAATACAGTAAATATTCATGGTGGTGCCGTGTCTCTTGGTCATCCTATTGGGTAAGTATTTGGTTATTTTTGTGAACATGAATAAAAACTTAAATtgcaaacattaaaaattttagtatGTCTGGAGCTCGTCTTGTAGTACATTTAGTACACGCTTTAAAAGCTGGAGAGAAGGGTATTGCATCTATCTGCAATGGAGGCGGTGGGGCCTCATCAatcttaattgaaaaattgtaagtTTATAATGGAAGAAGTTTCATATGCCTATGAAATGTGATGTAGAATTATGTGGTAATAGTTGTTTAATGTTATACAATACTTTATATAATGGttgtaaagaatatttttatttctttttattatgcacaaagatatacaatttttatatctgtacaatttattttttatatcatattgttacgataaataaataataaaataataataaaaataaagtaagaataattatctttgaaggaataaaatttttctttcgttctatagGTATCATACAATGTCTTCTCCACcaatattaacattatatacaaaacatcCTTGTCCACtttgtgatattttaaaaaatgaattgcAATTGCGCTTTTCTGGTCGTTATCAATTGCAAGAAGTTGATATTACTACGCCTGGAAATGAACGATACTTGGAActgtataaatatgaaatccC
The nucleotide sequence above comes from Bombus pyrosoma isolate SC7728 linkage group LG1, ASM1482585v1, whole genome shotgun sequence. Encoded proteins:
- the LOC122570325 gene encoding acetyl-CoA acetyltransferase, mitochondrial isoform X2; this translates as MTLRSYSSKVKLNDVVIVSAARTPMGSFLGGLSSLAAPKLGAITIKAAIERAGISKDKVTEVYMGNVCQASLGQAPARQATLFAGLPKSTICTTVNKVCASGMKSIMLASQSLQCGHQEIVLAGGMESMSNVPFYLPRGEIKYGGIKLEDGIVFDGLTDVYNKFHMGNCAENTAKKLNITRDEQDRYAINSYKRSATAYANKIFQDELVPVPVPQKRGNPDIVFNEDEEYKKVNFDKFGKLNTVFQKENGTVTAGNASTLNDGAAALILTTTVVAQKMNLKPLARVIAFQDAATDPIDFPTAPSFGISKLLEKTGLNKNDIALWEINEAFSVVVIANQKLLDLDPNTVNIHGGAVSLGHPIGMSGARLVVHLVHALKAGEKGIASICNGGGGASSILIEKLYHTMSSPPILTLYTKHPCPLCDILKNELQLRFSGRYQLQEVDITTPGNERYLELYKYEIPVLFLERQFLCKHRLDSELLERKLQEVFQNRKR
- the LOC122570325 gene encoding acetyl-CoA acetyltransferase, mitochondrial isoform X4 — protein: MLLLKNINKIPLMTLRSYSSKVKLNDVVIVSAARTPMGSFLGGLSSLAAPKLGAITIKAAIERAGISKDKVTEVYMGNVCQASLGQAPARQATLFAGLPKSTICTTVNKVCASGMKSIMLASQSLQCGHQEIVLAGGMESMSNVPFYLPRGEIKYGGIKLEDGIVFDGLTDVYNKFHMGNCAENTAKKLNITRDEQDRYAINSYKRSATAYANKIFQDELVPVPVPQKRGNPDIVFNEDEEYKKVNFDKFGKLNTVFQKENGTVTAGNASTLNDGAAALILTTTVVAQKMNLKPLARVIAFQDAATDPIDFPTAPSFGISKLLEKTGLNKNDIALWEINEAFSVVVIANQKLLDLDPNTVNIHGGAVSLGHPIGMSGARLVVHLVHALKAGEKGIASICNGGGGASSILIEKL
- the LOC122570325 gene encoding acetyl-CoA acetyltransferase, mitochondrial isoform X3 codes for the protein MGSFLGGLSSLAAPKLGAITIKAAIERAGISKDKVTEVYMGNVCQASLGQAPARQATLFAGLPKSTICTTVNKVCASGMKSIMLASQSLQCGHQEIVLAGGMESMSNVPFYLPRGEIKYGGIKLEDGIVFDGLTDVYNKFHMGNCAENTAKKLNITRDEQDRYAINSYKRSATAYANKIFQDELVPVPVPQKRGNPDIVFNEDEEYKKVNFDKFGKLNTVFQKENGTVTAGNASTLNDGAAALILTTTVVAQKMNLKPLARVIAFQDAATDPIDFPTAPSFGISKLLEKTGLNKNDIALWEINEAFSVVVIANQKLLDLDPNTVNIHGGAVSLGHPIGMSGARLVVHLVHALKAGEKGIASICNGGGGASSILIEKLYHTMSSPPILTLYTKHPCPLCDILKNELQLRFSGRYQLQEVDITTPGNERYLELYKYEIPVLFLERQFLCKHRLDSELLERKLQEVFQNRKR
- the LOC122570325 gene encoding acetyl-CoA acetyltransferase, mitochondrial isoform X1 encodes the protein MLLLKNINKIPLMTLRSYSSKVKLNDVVIVSAARTPMGSFLGGLSSLAAPKLGAITIKAAIERAGISKDKVTEVYMGNVCQASLGQAPARQATLFAGLPKSTICTTVNKVCASGMKSIMLASQSLQCGHQEIVLAGGMESMSNVPFYLPRGEIKYGGIKLEDGIVFDGLTDVYNKFHMGNCAENTAKKLNITRDEQDRYAINSYKRSATAYANKIFQDELVPVPVPQKRGNPDIVFNEDEEYKKVNFDKFGKLNTVFQKENGTVTAGNASTLNDGAAALILTTTVVAQKMNLKPLARVIAFQDAATDPIDFPTAPSFGISKLLEKTGLNKNDIALWEINEAFSVVVIANQKLLDLDPNTVNIHGGAVSLGHPIGMSGARLVVHLVHALKAGEKGIASICNGGGGASSILIEKLYHTMSSPPILTLYTKHPCPLCDILKNELQLRFSGRYQLQEVDITTPGNERYLELYKYEIPVLFLERQFLCKHRLDSELLERKLQEVFQNRKR